Part of the Ignavibacteriales bacterium genome is shown below.
TCGAACGTTCCCTCAGCCGGTTCAATCAAGCCCCAATAGACCGGAACAAGCAAGGTGTTGAGGTTCATCTTCACGATCTTGGGCCAGATCTCGTCAAGATACTTCAGGTCTGAGGCACTGGAGTTCCCCGTCTCGCCGGCGAGCATCAGAAATGGTCTGCCGTCAACAATGATATGCTTCGTATCCCCGTGATTTTCCAAACGGGGAGTAGGCACAAGTTTGTTCGTCTGGGCGTTCAGAGAACATGTCAGGAAGACGAAAGTGAAAAAAACTTTACCCGCGTTTGACATACGATATCCTTTCGAAAATCGGTAGAAGTTCGACTTCTACCTTGATACTATTTCATCAAGGTCATTTTTCTCGATTCGATGAAGACCGGTTCCTGACCGTTCACGGGTCGTGCCTGGAGTCGATAGTAGTATACTCCGCTGGGAAGGGTTGAGCCATCCCAATCCACTGTGTGACTCCCCGCTGAACGGGCTTCGTTCACCAGAGTGCAGATTCCTCGACCGAGAACGTCGAACACCTCCAGTTTCACGAAGCTAATAGCTAATAACTGATAGCCAATAGCTGTTTTTGGATTAAACGGATTTGGGTAGTTCTGCGACAAGGAGTACTCGGACGGAATGGCTCCTGTCTGTTCAACATCCGACATGACCTCCCCCGTAAGGAAATTCCCCAGCACCGAGTAATCACTGGTGCCGACCGAATTCGCGGCAGTGACACGCCAGTAGTACCGCACATTTGCGGCAAGCGGACGCAGGTTCAGCGTTGTGTCGGCAAGCGTGGTATCTACGACGAGAGGACTGAATGACCTGTTGTCAGCCAACTGCACATGGTAAGACGTGGCAAGAGTAGAAGATTGCCAGACCAGCTGAGGATCGCGCGGCGTGCCGTTCACACTCACTGGCGACATGAGCGCCGGAGGCACCGGAATGGTGATATATGTTTGGAGCCACTGAAAGGCAGGACGCGACCTGCCGTTCGCGTACAGCAGATAAGTGTCCGGGTACGAAGTCCAGACGTCATCATCGACGTAACCCCAGAATGTAATTCCCTTTACACTTGGATTGGTCCAGAAGATGGGGAAGTAGATCATGTACTGTGCGAGCTGATCGGAATCAACGGGTTCATCGACATCAAATTCGGTAATATAGACAGGGAGGCCGGTGGCGGTCAGTCTGTTCAGGTTGCTTTTGATATCGGCGAGATTATAGACATAGCCGGTGGTCCCGACGCGGCTCCTGAACTCGAAGTAGTGTCCCTGCACACCGATGCCGTCGATGAGTTTCCGATCCTTCAGCAGATTGATGATCGTCAGGTAGTTGGTCGTCGACGTCGTGTTGCCGAGGATATTGTAGTCATTCAAGATCAGCTTGACACCTGGTGCACAGTATTGCCGCGCCCACGTGAACGCTGTGATCACCCAGTCCCATCCGGTAGCGCCATCACCTCCCAGCCCATTCTTGTACGAGGGGAGAGGTGTATGGAGCGGTTCGTTGACGACATCGACGAAATTCATCTTTGGATACCGCTGGCCGACGAGGCGAATCCAGTTTTCCACTTCCCTGCGTTGAGTGGCGGTATCAAGACCTGCGATCCACCCGGGTTGCTGGCTTCCCCAGACCAGTGTATGATGCTTGTAGATCATTCCATTTTGGAGCGCGTAATTGTACAGCGAATCAAGGTAGGTCCAGTTATATTGCCCCTGCGAAAACGAAACCGAACCCCATTTCCCTGCATTGCCGGGCGTCATCTGGTTCCAGTAGCGGGTCAGATGTCGGGAGATGGAGGAGCCCACGCTGCCACCAAGAAACCTTCCTTTGCCGTCGGCGAGCCGTTGCGCAGACAGCGGGACCGGCAAAAGACACATGACAGCAAGGACGAGACTCA
Proteins encoded:
- a CDS encoding beta-galactosidase, yielding MSNAGKVFFTFVFLTCSLNAQTNKLVPTPRLENHGDTKHIIVDGRPFLMLAGETGNSSASDLKYLDEIWPKIVKMNLNTLLVPVYWGLIEPAEGTFDFSLVDGAINGARKHNIRLVFLWFGTWKNSMSCYAP
- a CDS encoding endo-1,4-beta-xylanase: MIELMWSWFASRFSAWSHFHMRFHLAIVSPRVIGALSLVLAVMCLLPVPLSAQRLADGKGRFLGGSVGSSISRHLTRYWNQMTPGNAGKWGSVSFSQGQYNWTYLDSLYNYALQNGMIYKHHTLVWGSQQPGWIAGLDTATQRREVENWIRLVGQRYPKMNFVDVVNEPLHTPLPSYKNGLGGDGATGWDWVITAFTWARQYCAPGVKLILNDYNILGNTTSTTNYLTIINLLKDRKLIDGIGVQGHYFEFRSRVGTTGYVYNLADIKSNLNRLTATGLPVYITEFDVDEPVDSDQLAQYMIYFPIFWTNPSVKGITFWGYVDDDVWTSYPDTYLLYANGRSRPAFQWLQTYITIPVPPALMSPVSVNGTPRDPQLVWQSSTLATSYHVQLADNRSFSPLVVDTTLADTTLNLRPLAANVRYYWRVTAANSVGTSDYSVLGNFLTGEVMSDVEQTGAIPSEYSLSQNYPNPFNPKTAIGYQLLAISFVKLEVFDVLGRGICTLVNEARSAGSHTVDWDGSTLPSGVYYYRLQARPVNGQEPVFIESRKMTLMK